The following proteins come from a genomic window of Zonotrichia leucophrys gambelii isolate GWCS_2022_RI chromosome 4, RI_Zleu_2.0, whole genome shotgun sequence:
- the LOC135447345 gene encoding radial spoke head protein 4 homolog A-like encodes MDPSPEPDASHEPHSAYPEGAYPEGAYPEGAYPEGAYPEDAYEGGHGPYQPHEPGYGLDQPGYSPYEDEIPDAQARMLAIKNAKAYLLTTSTKSGLNLYDHLATILTKILDEQPANTVDIIETISQDVKWAQFRKKMDTLRDEHLIPPTFEAAEKCKALFIKEAGEEEPEELDEEMGEPALPNVMETAFYFEQAGIGLSKDECYYIFLAFKNLISVQPIQTCRFWGKILGLEMNYIIAEVQLREGEEEEEEREEEEEETVAEEEKEMGEGEEEVEQKEKEPEPPKSTYKPPPEIPKEANGTGTNKYVYFVCNEPGKPWVKLPPVTPAQIVCARQIKKFFTGRLDAPIVSFPPFPGNEANYLRAQIARISAGTHVSPTGFYQFPEDEEEEEGGDTYEENPEFEPPPVAEMVESLAMWAHHVKCILKQGRCVWINPAQKSEEDEEEGEEEEEEEEEERQEETGQPLLTLISEDEGMKNIPAWTAQASTNLIPEYSIAILQSNRWPGAYAFASGRKFENIYFGWGHKYNPESHTPALPPPAEAEFPTEPGITEAADPTVEEELAFKAAQEEALAEAEEEEEEEGEDD; translated from the exons ATGGATCCGTCGCCAGAACCAGACGCTTCACACGAACCACATAGTGCCTACCCTGAAGGTGCCTACCCTGAAGGTGCCTACCCTGAAGGTGCTTACCCTGAAGGTGCCTACCCTGAAGATGCCTATGAAGGTGGGCATGGCCCTTACCAGCCACACGAACCGGGTTATGGTCTTGACCAGCCCGGATACAGCCCGTATGAGGATGAGATTCCCGATGCACAAGCCCGGATGCTGGCGATCAAGAATGCAAAAGCCTATTTACTGACGACCAGCACAAAATCTGGCCTGAACTT ATATGATCATTTAGCGACTATACTGACCAAGATCCTGGATGAACAGCCCGCAAATACAGTAGACATAATTGAGACCATCAGCCAGGATGTGAAGTGGGCGCAGTTTCGGAAAAAAATGGACACTCTTCGAGACGAACATCTGATCCCTCCAACATttgaagctgcagaaaagtgTAAAGCTTTGTTCATCAAGGAAGCTGGAGAAGAAGAACCTGAAGAACTAGATGAAGAGATG GGAGAGCCTGCTCTACCCAATGTGATGGAAACAGCCTTTTATTTTGAACAGGCTGGAATTGGCCTGAGCAAAGATGAATGCTATTACATATTCCTTGCCTTTAAAAACCTAATTAGTGTTCAGCCAATCCAGACCTGTCGCTTCTGGGGCAAAATTTTGGGCCTGGAAATGAACTATATTATAGCTGAAGTACAGTTACgggagggggaagaggaggaggaggaaagagaagaggaagaagaggaaactgttgcagaagaagagaaagagatggGTGAGGGTGAGGAAGAAgtggaacagaaagaaaaagaacctgAACCACCAAAGTCCACTTATAAACCCCCACCTGAGATCCCAAAAGAAGCAAATGGGACTGGGACGAATAAATATGTCTATTTTGTGTGTAATGAGCCAGGCAAACCCTGGGTGAAGTTGCCTCCAGTGACACCAGCCCAGATTGTCTGTGCCAGGCAAATCAAGAAGTTCTTCACTGGTCGCTTGGATGCTCCTATTGTGagcttccctccttttcctgggAACGAGGCCAACTACCTGCGCGCACAGATAGCGCGGATCTCAGCGGGAACTCACGTCTCTCCCACTGGGTTCTACCAGTTTCCAGAGGacgaagaagaagaagaaggaggagataCATATGAAGAAAACCCTGAGTTTGAGCCTCCTCCTGTGGCTGAAATGGTGGAGTCCCTGGCCATGTGGGCACACCATGTCAAGTGCATTCTGAAGCAG GGTCGCTGTGTTTGGATTAATCCTGCTCAAAAAtcagaggaagatgaagaagaaggtgaagaggaggaagaggaggaggaagaagagcgCCAGGAAGAAACAGGACAACCCCTCCTTACTCTGATCTCTGAAGATGAAG GCATGAAAAACATCCCTGCTTGGACAGCTCAGGCTTCTACAAACCTGATCCCAGAATATTCAATTGCAATCCTGCAGTCTAACCGATGGCCTGGAGCTTATGCCTTTGCATCTGGCAG GAAATTTGAGAACATCTACTTCGGCTGGGGTCACAAATACAATCCAGAAAGCCACACTCCTGCGCTGCCCCCGCCGGCAGAGGCAGAATTTCCCACTGAGCCAGGAATCACTGAGGCAGCAGACCCCACTGTGGAAGAGGAGCTGGCTTTCAAGGCTGCGCAGGAAGAAGCCTTAGCCGaagctgaggaagaggaagaagaggaaggggaagatgattaa